A section of the Spirosoma pollinicola genome encodes:
- a CDS encoding ABC transporter permease translates to MFRNYLKVALRTLWKHRTHTLINVVGLSVAFGTCVLLFLTATFELSYDNFHTDVDRIYRLNFLSTNRDGTTDRGSTMPYPISPALKAEFPEIEGVTRWFDRSASVRRNNQTYSKDVRMADADFLHMFSFPLRKGNVNTAMNSLSDIVISEKMATDIFGKEDPIGKPLQLRMNDAWQAFTVTGVVNNAPKNSTFDFDALIRSDNAGDYQEFKTRWDHGNHDVYVKVKAGTDKQTLQRRTQAFMDKYFARDIIDRQKQGYPKNELGFQRSLVLQPMRDVHFDTGTTHDGGISRTYVYTLLLIGLFILAIACINFINLTIAQSLSRAREVGVRKSLGAQRGQLFGQIWGETLLLCFGALLIGLGLAYVLLPTFNRLFRSHLSLDDFLKPAVLLITTLGFLLITLIAGGYPSWFVTRFNAVEVLKGRVKVSKPGLLRNSLIVTQFTIACLLIVCTLIVRQQINYLQQKPMGLDKEQVISIPVGGELNGNTALKTMRDRLANQPNITAVSGSGVNIGAGLDGGSSRMMFGFQYGKRDVTCDWLRIDTDYLKTMGIKLVQGRDFSPAFSTDSSSAILITQSMAKALGEANPVGKFIKPDNKSYQIVGVVSDFNLYSLHEEAKPITLQMESNSPIQYILVRVNPQNLTGAMETIKTAWKTIAPKQEFIGSFLDENTERWYRKEQRLSTIFSSAAGIAILLSCMGLFSIALLTIEQRTKEIGVRKVLGASVASIVTLLSKDFLKLVIAAILISSPLAWWAMDKWLQDFAYKIDIEWWVFALAGALAIAIALLTVSFQSIKAALMNPVKSLKTE, encoded by the coding sequence ATGTTCCGCAATTACCTCAAAGTCGCCCTTAGAACGCTCTGGAAACACCGAACACACACGCTTATTAACGTGGTTGGTTTATCGGTAGCGTTCGGTACATGCGTGCTGTTATTTCTGACGGCTACGTTTGAATTGTCGTATGATAATTTCCATACCGACGTCGACCGCATTTACCGACTAAACTTCCTGTCGACTAACCGCGATGGCACGACGGATAGAGGGAGCACTATGCCTTATCCGATATCCCCCGCGCTCAAAGCCGAATTTCCGGAGATCGAAGGCGTCACGCGCTGGTTCGACCGGAGCGCGAGTGTCCGGCGTAATAACCAGACCTACAGCAAGGACGTCCGCATGGCCGATGCCGATTTTCTGCATATGTTTAGCTTCCCACTCAGGAAGGGAAACGTAAACACAGCCATGAATAGCCTGAGCGACATTGTCATCAGTGAAAAAATGGCTACCGATATTTTCGGGAAGGAAGACCCCATCGGCAAACCGCTCCAACTCCGTATGAACGATGCCTGGCAGGCATTTACCGTGACAGGCGTGGTGAACAATGCACCTAAAAATTCCACCTTCGACTTCGACGCCCTTATCCGCAGCGACAACGCGGGCGATTATCAGGAGTTTAAAACCCGCTGGGACCACGGGAATCACGATGTGTATGTGAAGGTAAAAGCCGGAACGGACAAGCAAACGCTGCAACGCCGGACACAGGCTTTCATGGATAAGTACTTTGCTAGAGATATTATAGATCGGCAGAAACAGGGCTATCCAAAAAATGAACTGGGCTTTCAGCGAAGCCTGGTTTTGCAACCGATGCGCGATGTCCATTTCGACACGGGAACAACCCACGATGGGGGTATCAGCCGAACCTATGTGTACACGTTGCTACTCATCGGGCTGTTTATTCTGGCCATTGCCTGCATCAACTTCATCAACCTCACCATTGCCCAATCGCTCTCACGGGCGCGGGAAGTGGGCGTTCGGAAATCGCTGGGCGCGCAACGAGGACAGTTGTTCGGGCAAATCTGGGGCGAAACCCTGCTGCTGTGCTTCGGCGCCCTGCTCATTGGTTTAGGGCTGGCGTATGTGCTGTTACCAACCTTCAATCGACTATTCCGAAGCCATCTGTCACTGGACGATTTCCTCAAACCAGCGGTTCTGCTCATCACGACACTGGGCTTCCTGCTCATCACGCTCATAGCAGGCGGTTATCCGTCCTGGTTCGTGACGCGCTTCAACGCGGTGGAGGTACTGAAGGGCAGGGTGAAGGTGAGCAAGCCGGGTTTACTGCGTAACTCACTTATTGTCACCCAGTTTACCATTGCCTGCCTTCTCATTGTTTGTACGCTGATTGTTCGTCAGCAGATTAATTACCTGCAACAGAAACCTATGGGGCTCGACAAAGAGCAGGTAATCAGCATTCCGGTAGGTGGCGAGCTGAACGGCAACACGGCACTGAAAACCATGCGCGACCGGCTGGCCAACCAACCCAACATTACAGCGGTGTCGGGTTCGGGCGTGAACATCGGTGCGGGGCTGGACGGCGGTTCATCCCGAATGATGTTCGGCTTCCAGTACGGCAAACGCGACGTTACCTGCGACTGGCTCCGAATCGACACCGATTACCTGAAAACGATGGGGATCAAGCTGGTACAGGGGCGCGACTTTAGCCCGGCCTTCAGTACCGATTCGAGTTCGGCGATCCTGATTACCCAGAGTATGGCAAAAGCCCTGGGCGAAGCCAATCCGGTAGGCAAGTTTATCAAACCAGACAACAAATCATACCAGATTGTGGGTGTCGTGTCGGACTTCAATCTGTATTCGCTGCATGAGGAAGCCAAACCCATTACCCTGCAAATGGAATCGAACTCGCCCATTCAGTACATTCTGGTTCGGGTGAATCCGCAGAACCTGACGGGGGCGATGGAAACCATTAAAACCGCCTGGAAAACGATTGCCCCAAAACAGGAATTCATCGGGTCGTTTCTGGATGAAAACACCGAACGCTGGTACCGAAAAGAACAGCGGTTATCCACCATTTTCTCGTCGGCTGCGGGCATTGCCATTTTGCTGTCGTGCATGGGTTTGTTTTCGATTGCCCTGCTCACCATCGAGCAGCGTACGAAAGAAATTGGCGTACGTAAAGTATTGGGGGCTAGCGTCGCCAGTATCGTGACCCTGCTCTCCAAAGACTTCCTGAAATTAGTTATTGCCGCTATTCTTATTTCGTCTCCTCTGGCGTGGTGGGCTATGGACAAGTGGCTTCAGGACTTTGCCTACAAAATCGATATTGAGTGGTGGGTTTTTGCGCTGGCGGGTGCGCTGGCTATAGCCATTGCCTTGCTGACGGTGAGTTTCCAAAGCATCAAAGCTGCTTTGATGAATCCGGTGAAAAGTTTAAAAACGGAGTAA
- a CDS encoding ABC transporter permease: MIRNYLRIAVRNLWRNKVFSGINIVGLAVGLASCLLLFIYITHELSYDDFQQKADRVVRVTMEYSMEGRTAKIPQTGTKVVKEFGRQFPEIESGVRLINRDGVVSTGDRQFSEKRIVFADSAFFTLFSFPLLKGNSQTALAGPNLVVLSESTAHKYFGDESPVGKTLRINTGGSFRDYAVTGVVKDSPANSQIKYDLLTSFLTLPAAKTEEWFSSNYATYLLLHKPEDMAGLQAKIPGFMKTQFGKEEMSAGSYLTYNLESLRRVHLYSDVEGSFEPNGDLTYIYIFGSIALLILLIACVNYVNLATSRAVERAQEVGVRKVMGALRGQLFGQFIGESVIVTSLALVLALLLAALTLPVFNELSDRQFTISSWFELRNILLLMGIGLIVSLIAGSYPVLVLARFEPVRVLKGHLKTAGAGQFRRALIVFQFAITAFLIISTLLVRNQLAFVQQKKLGYNKDHVLMLPVDKQVNEKIAAIKSEFRQNADVQHVSLASDSPVFVEGGYGMRSANMAADQRKMVAGLSIDEDYVPAMSLQLIAGSNINAADIDRISRSDNDSLTRSRFILNESAVKELGWTPQQAIGQRLDVSGRLGVIKGVVADFHFASMKQKIGPLALFPQNGGEILLVKLSGSRLPNTLRFLESKWQTLIPDRPFSYAFMDEEFNKLYAAETRTGSIFSVFAFLSIFLACLGLFGLSAYTTAQRTKEIGVRKVLGASVFSIVGLLSKDFLKLVLIALVIASPLAWYAMNNWLKDFAYKIDIEWWVFALAGVLAVGIALLTVSFQSIKAALMNPVKSLRSE, encoded by the coding sequence ATGATCAGAAACTACCTCCGAATTGCCGTTCGAAACCTGTGGAGAAACAAGGTTTTCTCCGGCATCAACATCGTTGGGCTGGCGGTTGGGCTGGCCTCCTGCCTGCTGTTGTTCATCTACATTACGCATGAACTGAGTTACGACGATTTTCAGCAGAAAGCCGACCGAGTCGTGCGCGTAACGATGGAGTACAGCATGGAAGGCCGAACCGCCAAAATACCCCAGACGGGCACGAAAGTCGTGAAAGAGTTTGGGCGGCAGTTTCCGGAAATAGAATCGGGCGTGCGGCTCATTAACCGGGATGGCGTGGTGAGTACCGGCGACCGGCAGTTCAGCGAAAAACGCATCGTCTTCGCCGATTCAGCCTTCTTTACGCTGTTTTCGTTTCCCCTCCTAAAAGGCAATTCGCAAACCGCGCTGGCCGGGCCGAACCTGGTTGTGCTGTCGGAAAGCACGGCACACAAATATTTTGGCGACGAGAGCCCGGTTGGTAAAACGCTGCGGATCAACACGGGTGGGTCGTTCCGGGATTATGCCGTAACGGGCGTAGTGAAAGACAGCCCGGCCAATTCACAGATCAAATACGACTTGCTAACCTCGTTTCTGACGTTGCCCGCGGCTAAGACCGAAGAGTGGTTTTCCTCTAATTACGCGACCTATTTGTTGCTCCACAAACCCGAAGACATGGCCGGACTACAGGCCAAAATTCCGGGCTTCATGAAAACGCAGTTCGGTAAAGAAGAGATGTCGGCGGGTAGCTACCTCACGTATAATCTGGAATCGCTGCGTCGGGTGCATTTGTACTCCGATGTAGAGGGCAGTTTCGAACCAAACGGCGACCTGACGTACATCTACATTTTCGGGTCAATAGCCCTGTTGATTTTATTGATTGCCTGCGTCAACTACGTGAATCTGGCGACCTCACGGGCCGTGGAACGGGCGCAGGAAGTAGGTGTTCGGAAAGTAATGGGTGCTCTGCGCGGGCAACTATTCGGGCAGTTCATCGGCGAATCGGTGATTGTTACGTCCCTCGCACTGGTGCTGGCCCTGCTGCTGGCGGCTCTGACGTTACCGGTATTCAATGAACTGTCTGACCGTCAGTTTACCATTAGCAGTTGGTTCGAACTTCGCAATATCCTGTTATTGATGGGTATTGGACTGATCGTTAGCCTGATAGCGGGCAGTTATCCGGTTTTAGTGCTGGCGCGGTTCGAGCCGGTGCGAGTCCTGAAAGGGCATTTGAAAACCGCTGGAGCCGGTCAGTTTCGCCGGGCGTTGATTGTCTTTCAATTTGCGATTACCGCCTTCCTCATTATCAGCACACTTTTGGTTCGGAATCAACTGGCTTTCGTTCAGCAAAAGAAACTGGGTTACAACAAAGACCACGTGCTTATGCTACCCGTCGATAAGCAGGTCAATGAGAAAATAGCGGCCATAAAAAGTGAGTTCCGGCAAAATGCGGACGTCCAGCATGTGTCGCTGGCGTCAGATTCGCCCGTGTTTGTCGAAGGCGGATATGGGATGCGCAGTGCTAACATGGCGGCCGATCAGCGGAAGATGGTAGCCGGGCTGTCCATTGATGAAGATTATGTGCCCGCCATGAGTCTGCAACTGATTGCGGGCAGCAATATAAATGCCGCCGACATAGATCGTATTTCGCGATCAGACAATGATAGCCTCACCCGAAGTCGGTTTATTCTCAATGAGTCGGCGGTAAAAGAGCTGGGCTGGACACCGCAACAGGCCATTGGCCAGCGACTGGACGTGAGCGGTCGGCTTGGTGTGATCAAGGGCGTCGTCGCCGACTTTCACTTTGCGTCGATGAAGCAGAAGATTGGTCCGCTGGCGCTTTTCCCACAGAATGGCGGTGAGATTCTGTTGGTCAAACTATCGGGAAGCCGGTTACCCAACACACTCCGGTTCCTGGAAAGCAAATGGCAGACACTCATCCCCGACCGGCCGTTTTCCTACGCGTTCATGGACGAAGAGTTCAATAAGCTATACGCGGCCGAAACCCGAACCGGCAGCATTTTCAGCGTTTTCGCCTTCCTGTCCATCTTCCTGGCCTGCCTGGGTCTGTTCGGCTTGTCGGCTTACACAACGGCGCAGCGGACCAAAGAGATTGGCGTTCGCAAAGTGCTGGGCGCGTCGGTGTTCAGTATTGTAGGCTTGCTCTCCAAAGACTTTTTAAAACTCGTTCTGATCGCACTGGTCATAGCCTCCCCCCTAGCCTGGTATGCCATGAATAACTGGCTCAAGGACTTCGCCTATAAAATCGACATCGAATGGTGGGTGTTCGCGCTGGCGGGCGTGCTGGCGGTGGGCATTGCCCTGCTGACAGTGAGTTTTCAAAGTATTAAAGCCGCGTTGATGAACCCGGTGAAGAGTTTGAGAAGCGAGTAA
- a CDS encoding ABC transporter permease, producing MLHNYLKIALRNLAKHKANTAINMVGLAIGMACCLLIVLYVTDELSYDRHWANGDRIYRMALERRYPGRSTKYAIIPQSYAQSVKKEIPEIEQTTRIFTFGNNNDPVLLKLDGRTIEERGALGVDSTFFQVFQMPFIRGQANKALTRPNTVVLTQRTATRLFGTANPIGKILEIVQGPKLEITGICADPVQNAHFTFNFLVSARAQEAEQPNHISFAAHTYLLLKPNTSPETVESKLPAVVEKYAAGEVERTFGVSFRDYLKAGNGYFYFLQPLRSIHLDSHLEAEHQPNGSRSLVSIFSIIAAFVLLIACINFMNLATARSSERAREVGIRKSLGSTTGQLAAQFLTESVLLSLFSLVIGVLLVAILLSPFNTLAGKSLTLFTLVRWETLPLLLGGAVAVGLLAGSYPAGVLSAFEPIKVLKGKFSSTRQGHFLRNGLVVFQFAVSVLLIVSTIVVYNQLDFIQQKELGFSKESVIKVKGAGFLDKNTESFKQEVAKLAGVTSVGGTSSAPGEENFFGISFRKNGEKETVTGKGCVVDDQYLQTLRMTMLAGRPFNRQFDDSLSVILNEEAVRQVGLTDPIGKQIISPDNFVKRDGPPVTYTVVGIVRNFHFGSLHQHISPLFILNNRLFRRVDNELAVRVQADANSSVAGQMERIWKRYLPDQPFHYSYLDADWGALYQSEQVAQRLFGVFAMLAIFIACMGLLGLAMYVIRLRTKEIGVRKVLGASTPGLVALLSKDFLKLVLIAIVIATPIAWYVMDRWLQDFAYHIDIEWWVFVVAGLLAVGIALLTVSFQSIRAALMNPVKSLRSE from the coding sequence ATGCTACATAACTACCTCAAAATCGCTCTTCGCAACCTGGCGAAGCACAAAGCCAACACCGCTATCAATATGGTCGGGTTGGCTATTGGCATGGCTTGCTGCCTGCTGATTGTTCTGTACGTGACGGATGAGTTGAGTTACGACCGGCACTGGGCCAATGGAGACCGGATTTACCGCATGGCGCTGGAACGGCGGTATCCGGGTCGGAGTACCAAATATGCCATTATACCTCAATCCTACGCGCAATCGGTGAAGAAGGAAATTCCCGAGATTGAGCAAACGACGCGGATCTTCACCTTCGGCAATAACAACGACCCTGTTCTGCTCAAACTAGATGGACGGACGATTGAAGAACGGGGTGCCCTGGGCGTCGATTCAACGTTCTTTCAGGTGTTTCAAATGCCGTTTATTCGCGGCCAGGCCAATAAGGCACTGACGCGTCCAAATACGGTTGTACTGACTCAGCGAACGGCCACCCGCTTGTTCGGTACGGCAAACCCCATTGGCAAAATCCTTGAGATCGTGCAGGGGCCGAAACTGGAGATAACGGGCATCTGTGCCGACCCCGTTCAGAATGCCCATTTTACCTTTAACTTTCTGGTATCGGCCCGCGCTCAGGAAGCCGAACAACCCAACCACATTAGTTTTGCGGCCCACACGTACCTGCTCCTAAAGCCCAATACCAGCCCCGAAACCGTCGAGAGTAAATTACCCGCCGTTGTTGAAAAATATGCTGCCGGTGAAGTGGAACGGACATTTGGGGTTTCGTTTCGGGATTACCTGAAAGCCGGAAACGGGTATTTTTATTTCCTGCAGCCCCTCCGCAGCATTCACTTAGACTCACACCTCGAAGCCGAACACCAGCCCAACGGCAGCCGGTCATTGGTGTCGATCTTCTCGATCATTGCGGCTTTCGTGCTGCTTATTGCGTGTATCAACTTCATGAACTTAGCCACGGCTCGTTCGTCGGAGCGGGCGCGGGAAGTGGGTATCCGCAAATCTCTGGGGTCAACGACGGGCCAGTTAGCAGCTCAGTTTCTGACAGAATCAGTACTCTTAAGCCTGTTTAGCCTGGTTATTGGCGTTTTACTGGTGGCTATTTTATTGTCTCCGTTCAATACGCTGGCCGGTAAATCCTTAACGCTGTTTACCCTGGTTCGCTGGGAAACATTGCCTTTGCTGCTGGGTGGTGCTGTGGCCGTTGGGCTGCTGGCGGGTAGTTATCCGGCAGGGGTGCTGTCGGCTTTCGAGCCAATCAAGGTGCTGAAAGGCAAGTTTTCGTCGACACGTCAGGGACATTTCTTGCGCAACGGACTGGTGGTGTTTCAGTTTGCCGTTTCCGTCCTGCTCATCGTGAGTACGATCGTGGTCTATAACCAGTTGGATTTTATCCAGCAGAAAGAGTTGGGCTTCTCGAAAGAGTCTGTCATAAAAGTAAAGGGTGCCGGTTTCCTGGATAAAAACACGGAGTCTTTCAAACAGGAAGTGGCGAAGCTGGCGGGAGTAACTAGCGTTGGCGGCACCAGCAGTGCGCCCGGCGAAGAAAATTTTTTCGGTATCAGCTTCCGAAAAAATGGCGAGAAGGAAACCGTAACCGGAAAAGGCTGCGTGGTCGATGACCAGTACCTGCAAACATTACGCATGACGATGCTGGCCGGGCGACCCTTTAACCGCCAGTTCGACGATTCGCTATCGGTGATTCTGAATGAAGAAGCCGTCCGGCAGGTGGGCCTGACCGATCCCATCGGCAAACAGATTATCAGCCCTGATAACTTTGTCAAACGCGACGGTCCGCCTGTTACGTACACGGTGGTGGGGATTGTCCGTAATTTTCATTTCGGGTCGTTGCACCAACATATCAGCCCGCTGTTCATCCTGAATAACCGGCTTTTCCGTCGGGTCGACAATGAGCTTGCCGTTCGGGTGCAGGCCGACGCAAACAGCAGCGTTGCGGGTCAGATGGAGCGCATCTGGAAGCGGTACCTCCCCGACCAGCCGTTTCATTATTCGTACCTGGATGCCGACTGGGGCGCGTTGTACCAATCTGAACAGGTAGCGCAGCGGCTTTTCGGCGTCTTTGCCATGCTGGCTATTTTCATCGCCTGTATGGGTCTGCTGGGGTTGGCCATGTACGTTATCCGGCTTCGAACAAAAGAAATCGGCGTTCGTAAAGTCCTCGGCGCTTCTACGCCGGGGCTGGTTGCCTTGCTCTCCAAAGACTTTCTAAAGCTGGTCCTGATTGCCATTGTTATTGCCACACCAATAGCCTGGTATGTGATGGACCGCTGGCTACAGGATTTCGCCTACCACATCGACATCGAATGGTGGGTCTTTGTCGTCGCTGGCCTGCTAGCGGTGGGCATTGCGCTACTAACCGTGAGTTTTCAAAGTATACGGGCCGCCTTGATGAATCCGGTGAAATCGTTACGAAGCGAATAA
- a CDS encoding ABC transporter permease: protein MLTNYLKIAWRTLRKQRGFAFINIFGLAVGLACCLLIMLYVLDELSFDRYNANAERIYRVQSDIKFGGNDMHFATTPDPLGPTLKKDYPQVEQFVRLHQRGNWLVKKAGETTNIRESDITFADSTLFDVFTLPLVAGDPKRALTEPNTVVISESAAKRHFGNQNALGQTLVFANKENYKVTGIMRDMPQNSHFRTDFFVTMLSDNYPWGQWLSNNHHTYILLKPGRDGAPADAAVFSRNFESVIEKYVGPQLMQMMGSTMEQFRKANNQMNFWLIPLTDIHLHSKQQVELAPNGDIQYVYIFSAVALFILLIACINFMNLATARSSSRAREVGVRKVMGSERQQLVSQFMTESILTTVLAMLLAIIIVAVALPGFNSIAAKAISLSQLMSPTLLPLLVALPIAVGLLAGSYPAFFLSSFQPISVLKGRINTSFRTVSLRSGLVVFQFMMSVVLIVGTIIVYRQLTYIQTTSVGFNRDHVLTINDLYYVGKQAEAFKQEVMRLPGVVSGSLSGYLPTPSDRNDTVLFPEGQTNLNKGVSMQHWGVDYDYVKTLGIQVVSGRGFSPTFGSDSSGIVMNEAAVKILGFKDPIGKHVWRFDDPEGKIRKTYTIIGVVKNFHFESLRRNIGALSLVLDANSRAASFRVSSTNLPGLMQQIEAKWKQLAPGQPFTYKFMDDSFDEMYRAEQRIGTIALTFAALAILIACLGLFGLAAFMAEQRTKEIGVRKVLGASVPSLIGLLSKDFLKLVIIAILIASPLAWYAMTQWLSDFAYKIDIEWWMFALAGAVAIGIALLTVSFQSVKAALMNPVKSLRSE from the coding sequence ATGCTAACAAACTACCTCAAAATCGCCTGGCGGACGCTCCGTAAACAGCGGGGATTCGCCTTTATCAACATCTTTGGGCTGGCCGTTGGGTTGGCTTGCTGCCTGCTCATTATGCTGTATGTGCTCGACGAGCTGAGCTTCGACCGCTACAACGCCAACGCTGAGCGTATTTACCGGGTACAGTCCGATATCAAGTTCGGGGGCAACGACATGCACTTTGCCACGACGCCCGACCCGCTGGGGCCAACCCTGAAAAAAGACTACCCGCAGGTAGAGCAGTTTGTCCGGCTTCACCAGCGCGGAAACTGGCTGGTGAAGAAAGCAGGCGAGACAACCAACATCCGGGAGAGCGATATTACGTTTGCCGATTCTACGCTGTTCGATGTGTTTACGCTGCCCCTCGTGGCGGGTGATCCCAAACGGGCACTGACCGAACCCAATACGGTCGTGATCAGCGAATCGGCCGCTAAACGGCACTTCGGGAATCAGAACGCACTGGGTCAGACGCTGGTCTTTGCCAATAAAGAGAACTACAAAGTAACGGGCATCATGCGCGATATGCCTCAGAATTCGCACTTCCGTACCGACTTCTTTGTGACGATGCTCAGCGACAACTACCCCTGGGGGCAGTGGCTCAGCAATAACCACCATACGTACATTTTGCTAAAACCGGGACGAGACGGCGCTCCGGCAGACGCGGCTGTATTCTCCCGAAACTTCGAGTCTGTTATCGAAAAATACGTGGGGCCACAGTTGATGCAAATGATGGGCTCGACAATGGAGCAGTTTCGGAAAGCCAACAACCAGATGAATTTCTGGCTCATTCCCCTCACTGACATTCATCTGCATTCCAAACAACAAGTCGAACTGGCACCCAACGGCGACATTCAGTACGTCTATATTTTCTCCGCCGTAGCCCTGTTCATCCTCCTGATTGCCTGTATCAACTTCATGAATCTGGCCACGGCCCGCTCATCGAGCCGGGCGCGCGAGGTGGGCGTTCGGAAGGTAATGGGCTCCGAACGACAGCAGCTGGTGAGCCAGTTCATGACCGAATCAATACTGACAACGGTGCTGGCTATGCTCCTGGCCATTATTATCGTAGCGGTTGCGCTGCCGGGCTTTAACAGCATTGCGGCCAAGGCCATTAGCCTGTCTCAGTTGATGTCACCAACGCTGTTACCACTTCTCGTTGCCCTGCCGATTGCCGTGGGCTTGCTGGCGGGCAGTTACCCGGCCTTTTTCCTGTCTTCCTTTCAACCCATTTCGGTGTTAAAAGGCCGGATAAACACGAGCTTTCGGACGGTCAGTTTACGGAGCGGGCTGGTTGTGTTTCAGTTCATGATGTCAGTCGTGCTCATTGTGGGGACCATCATCGTGTATCGGCAGCTCACCTACATACAAACGACAAGCGTAGGCTTCAACCGCGACCACGTCCTGACGATCAACGATTTGTATTATGTGGGCAAACAGGCCGAAGCTTTCAAGCAGGAAGTGATGCGCTTGCCGGGCGTGGTGAGTGGCAGCCTCTCCGGTTACCTGCCCACCCCCTCCGACCGTAACGATACCGTATTGTTTCCCGAAGGTCAAACGAACCTGAACAAGGGGGTTAGCATGCAGCACTGGGGCGTCGATTATGATTACGTGAAGACGCTGGGCATTCAGGTAGTAAGCGGGCGGGGGTTCTCGCCGACTTTTGGTTCCGACTCTTCGGGTATAGTGATGAACGAAGCGGCTGTCAAAATCCTGGGTTTCAAAGACCCAATCGGCAAGCACGTCTGGCGCTTCGATGACCCTGAGGGGAAAATCCGGAAAACGTACACCATCATTGGGGTGGTGAAGAACTTCCACTTCGAGTCGCTCCGGCGTAACATCGGGGCGCTGTCGCTGGTGCTGGACGCCAACTCAAGGGCGGCTTCCTTCCGGGTGAGCAGTACGAACCTGCCGGGGCTGATGCAGCAGATCGAAGCGAAATGGAAGCAACTGGCACCCGGCCAGCCATTCACTTACAAATTCATGGACGATAGTTTCGACGAGATGTACCGCGCCGAACAACGTATTGGCACCATTGCCCTGACGTTTGCGGCACTGGCCATCCTCATCGCCTGTCTGGGATTATTCGGCCTGGCGGCTTTTATGGCCGAGCAACGCACCAAAGAGATCGGCGTCCGCAAAGTATTGGGCGCGAGTGTACCCAGCCTCATCGGCCTACTCTCCAAAGACTTTTTGAAGCTGGTCATCATCGCCATTCTCATAGCCTCACCCCTGGCGTGGTACGCCATGACCCAGTGGTTAAGCGACTTCGCCTACAAAATCGACATCGAGTGGTGGATGTTTGCCCTGGCGGGCGCGGTGGCCATTGGCATTGCGTTACTGACGGTAAGTTTCCAGAGCGTGAAGGCAGCGTTGATGAACCCGGTGAAGAGTTTGCGAAGCGAATAA
- a CDS encoding YciI family protein encodes MAEYLLLFRNASADNDYLSTSQDMADDMPAWQSWIGNIAMQGKLVYTAPVRYDATIVSNNEIKAGPHKELDSVLVSGFLICKSDRLEDVQEWSKTCPILKYPTSSVEIRPLVPFSTR; translated from the coding sequence ATGGCCGAGTATTTATTATTATTTCGCAACGCAAGTGCCGACAATGATTACTTGTCAACCTCACAGGATATGGCTGACGATATGCCTGCATGGCAATCCTGGATTGGCAATATCGCCATGCAGGGCAAATTAGTCTATACTGCACCCGTTCGCTATGACGCTACCATTGTGAGCAACAATGAGATTAAAGCCGGGCCTCACAAAGAATTGGATAGCGTTTTAGTTTCGGGCTTTCTAATCTGCAAATCGGACCGTTTGGAAGACGTGCAGGAATGGAGCAAAACCTGCCCAATTCTTAAATACCCAACCAGTTCGGTAGAAATCAGGCCGCTCGTCCCATTTTCAACCAGGTAG
- a CDS encoding Crp/Fnr family transcriptional regulator — protein MIEILRNHITNRLGNDLDNLDKVLSSFKYIKTKRNEQLLRQGDPCKYVYFIIKGCLQVYVYDKDFNETTRDIIIEDNWCSELLSFGSGNPATENIRTVEPCELFAIDRPSFQTMMETIPQFDKVYKQILEASYANSVYRINAFVSLTALDRIKWLMEYRPMLLTRLSSKLIASYLGINKDVFSRLKAKL, from the coding sequence ATGATAGAAATTTTACGCAATCATATTACAAATAGACTCGGGAATGATCTTGACAATTTGGACAAGGTCCTTTCTTCCTTCAAATACATCAAGACAAAACGAAACGAACAACTTTTACGGCAAGGCGACCCGTGCAAATACGTTTACTTTATTATCAAAGGCTGTTTGCAGGTTTACGTTTACGACAAAGACTTTAACGAAACAACACGCGACATCATCATAGAAGACAATTGGTGCTCAGAACTTTTAAGTTTTGGCAGCGGCAATCCTGCAACAGAAAATATAAGGACCGTTGAACCCTGCGAACTTTTTGCTATTGACCGACCATCCTTTCAGACAATGATGGAGACCATTCCGCAATTTGATAAAGTGTATAAACAAATTCTTGAAGCATCGTATGCAAACTCCGTTTATCGCATCAACGCATTTGTTTCATTGACAGCATTAGACAGAATAAAATGGCTCATGGAATACCGGCCAATGCTACTGACGAGACTTTCAAGCAAACTCATAGCATCTTATCTGGGCATCAACAAAGATGTTTTTAGCCGACTTAAAGCCAAGTTGTAA